From a region of the Candidatus Hydrogenedentota bacterium genome:
- a CDS encoding Gfo/Idh/MocA family oxidoreductase: MTKPLNFAVVGLGMGQHHCKAIARARGARLVAVCDVDEERLRPVAAQYECKAYTEYEAMLRDPGIDVVNIVTESGYHARMGMQAARAGKHLVMEKPVDIVPVRIKKLETAVAAAGVKCACIFQSRMDACNIAIKKALDAGKLGKLIGLHGALPWYRGPDYFAGIHGAWRATWVIDGGGSLMNQGIHTLDLLIFFGGLVESVCAFYGVHNHDIEAEDQTVACLRYANGALGALYTTTCCVPEGAQTIYGYGTKGSFRTVGNRIDLYAMGTQRERARMLARFGCGAGARVDAIAKDPMAVGTDGHLIIIEDLVRAIRENRDPIVPLSAARHAVEVACAIYKSGRTGKAARVITDNR; this comes from the coding sequence ATGACCAAGCCACTGAACTTTGCCGTCGTGGGGCTGGGCATGGGCCAGCATCACTGCAAGGCGATTGCGCGCGCGCGCGGGGCGCGGCTCGTCGCCGTCTGCGACGTGGATGAGGAGCGGCTGCGCCCCGTGGCGGCTCAATACGAGTGCAAGGCGTACACCGAGTACGAAGCCATGCTCCGAGACCCCGGCATTGACGTGGTCAACATCGTGACCGAGAGCGGCTACCACGCGCGGATGGGCATGCAGGCGGCGCGCGCGGGCAAGCACCTGGTCATGGAGAAGCCGGTCGACATCGTCCCGGTTCGCATCAAGAAGCTCGAAACAGCCGTCGCCGCGGCGGGCGTCAAGTGCGCATGCATTTTTCAGTCACGCATGGACGCCTGCAACATCGCGATCAAGAAGGCCCTGGACGCGGGCAAGCTGGGCAAGCTCATCGGGCTGCACGGCGCATTGCCTTGGTATCGGGGGCCGGACTACTTCGCGGGAATTCACGGCGCGTGGCGCGCCACCTGGGTCATCGACGGCGGTGGCAGTCTCATGAACCAAGGAATTCACACACTGGACTTGCTCATCTTTTTCGGCGGTCTGGTCGAAAGCGTCTGCGCCTTCTACGGTGTGCATAATCACGACATCGAGGCGGAAGACCAGACGGTTGCCTGCCTGCGCTACGCGAACGGCGCGCTGGGAGCCCTGTACACGACCACGTGCTGCGTTCCCGAAGGCGCGCAGACCATTTACGGCTACGGCACGAAAGGCTCGTTCCGCACCGTGGGCAACCGGATCGATCTTTACGCCATGGGCACACAGAGGGAGCGCGCGCGCATGCTCGCGCGGTTCGGCTGCGGGGCCGGCGCGCGAGTGGACGCAATCGCCAAGGACCCCATGGCCGTCGGTACGGACGGGCACTTGATCATCATCGAGGACCTTGTCCGCGCCATCCGCGAAAACCGGGACCCAATAGTCCCCCTCTCCGCGGCACGCCACGCCGTCGAGGTCGCTTGCGCCATTTACAAGTCCGGCAGGACCGGGAAAGCTGCGCGGGTAATCACGGATAATCGTTGA